One window of the Trifolium pratense cultivar HEN17-A07 linkage group LG2, ARS_RC_1.1, whole genome shotgun sequence genome contains the following:
- the LOC123904877 gene encoding uncharacterized protein LOC123904877, translating to MSQASGSAQIKNKLADTVKTRSKSKKEGSTVVVNATPISSIPATSSKKKKSAKSTKKVSESSPSISIQSDTVKSKKKKPQSPVKRGLSMSDLYLNKDPSETANVESHDVASGKNANVESSNKINEESAKSVSEKGNQETPSAKENPSSVETLGKTQNIADNVVVSNNPSIPENMAVPTNVITDVTEKSHEKAVVTDAPTGVEPSSIPTDAEKDVEASKGGSSPHANTATGSFGSGSNTEASTEEEVNKESTPEDVADSEPENEAREDSEKTTNEEQDIVDVDEVPSEEDLQPPPTQKGIGRRLRSRTTTPAPAVTTTPVVTKKTKDTTLQPVKYGPKKGWSKPIPPPEKKKGVLKRKSAPSSDSDFEAKKDDSSIKPPAKKAMSAKKAIPQSVAPDIEDFPCKDILECEEIVSLINDAGLIKTVWGLGSCYEKLVREFVVNIPIGCDNPLDKEFQKVYVRGKCVTFSPSVINKVLGNADDPHPDIDVSDNVVCKTITAEKVKTWPKKEKVPAVKLTQKYAILNRIASVNWVPTTHASDIATNLGKLIYMIGTGTMFNAGLYIFNQVVQHAKTSVTKQPIAFPTLICDIILSQHPNIRHEDESAKKRATPLAIHQKLYSKQHAPDIAGPSNTAADTPMTRKEMIAMLEANCKELDEKKLQFERMIHALRVEEAAAQAADADDDGSSGEEEADSDAEGEESDSSPSASV from the exons ATGTCTCAAGCTTCCGGTTCCGCTCAGATCAAAAACAAACTTGCTGATACTGtgaaaacaagatcaaaatCTAAGAAGGAAGGATCAACTGTTGTGGTCAATGCGACGCCCATATCAAGTATCCCTGCCACTAGTTCGAAAAAGAAGAAATCTGCAAAATCCACTAAGAAAGTAAGTGAATCGTCTCCCTCAATTTCTATTCAGTCTGATACTGTTAAGTCTAAGAAGAAGAAGCCCCAATCTCCCGTAAAAAGGGGTTTGAGCATGTCTGATCTATACTTGAATAAGGATCCTTCTGAAACTGCGAATGTGGAATCGCATGATGTTGCCTCCGGCAAAAATGCGAATGTTGAATCGTCTAATAAAATCAATGAAGAAAGTGCTAAGTCTGTGTCTGAAAAGGGGAATCAAGAAACCCCTTCTGCAAAGGAAAACCCTAGTTCTGTTGAAACCCTaggaaaaacccaaaatattgCTGATAATGTTGTTGTGAGCAATAATCCTAGTATTCCTGAGAATATGGCAGTTCCCACGAATGTCATAACTGATGTTACTGAAAAATCCCATGAAAAGGCTGTTGTAACCGATGCTCCAACCGGTGTTGAGCCATCCTCTATACCAACTGATGCTGAGAAGGATGTTGAAGCATCCAAAGGAGGATCTAGCCCACATGCTAACACTGCCACTGGGTCGTTTGGCAGTGGATCTAATACTGAAGCTTCCACTGAAGAGGAAGTAAACAAAGAAAGTACCCCTGAAGATGTGGCTGATTCTGAGCCAGAGAATGAAGCTCGTGAGGACTCTGAGAAAACCACCAATGAAGAACAAGACATAGTGGATGTTGATGAAGTCCCCTCTGAAGAAGATCTGCAACCTCCACCTACTCAAAAAGGTATTGGGAGAAGACTGAGAAGCAGGACCACTACACCTGCACCTGCTGTTACCACTACCCCTGTTGTTACCAAGAAAACAAAGGACACTACTTTGCAGCCTGTCAAGTATGGTCCTAAGAAAGGATGGAGCAAGCCTATACCTCCtcctgaaaagaaaaagggtGTGCTGAAGAGGAAGAGTGCACCATCAAGTGACTCTGATTTTGAAGCTAAAAAGGATGACTCAAGCATCAAGCCTCCTGCTAAGAAGGCTATGTCTGCTAAGAAGGCCATACCTCAATCTGTTGCTCCTGACATTGAAGACTTTCCTT GCAAAGATATTCTGGAATGTGAAGAGATTGTGAGTTTAATCAATGATGCTGGATTGATCAAAACTGTGTGGGGCTTAGGCTCCTGCTATGAGAAGCTGGTTAGGGAGTTTGTTGTCAACATCCCTATAGGTTGTGACAATCCCTTGGACAAAGAATTTCAGAAGGTATATGTTCGAGGAAAATGTGTGACATTTTCACCAAGTGTGATCAACAAGGTGCTGGGTAATGCTGATGATCCTCACCCTGACATAGATGTATCTGACAATGTGGTCTGCAAAACTATCACAGCTGAAAAGGTGAAAACCTGGCCCAAGAAGGAGAAGGTACCAGCTGTCAAGTTAACCCAAAAGTATGCAATTCTGAATCGTATTGCATCTGTCAACTGGGTTCCTACAACACATGCATCTGACATtgcaacaaatctgggtaagctcatttatatgattggtACTGGTACTATGTTTAATGCTggtctatatattttcaatcaagttgtgCAGCATGCTAAGACCTCTGTCACCAAGCAACCCATTGCATTTCCAACTTTGATCTGTGACATCATCTTGTCCCAACATCCGAATATAAGGCATGAGGATGAGTCTGCTAAGAAAAGGGCAACTCCTCTGGCCATTCATCAGAAGCTGTACAGTAAACAGCATGCTCCAGATATTGCTGGACCATCAAATACTGCTGCTGACACTCCTATGACAAGGAAGGAGATGATTGCTATGCTGGAAGCAAACTGCAAGGAGCTAGATGAAAAGAAGTTgcagtttgaaaggatgatacATGCTCTCAGGGTTGAAGAGGCTGCAGCTCAAGCAGCTGATGCAGATGATGATGGTTCTAGtggtgaagaagaagctgactcagatgctgaaggagaagaaagtgaTTCCTCCCCAAGTGCTTCTGTGTAA